Proteins encoded together in one Quercus lobata isolate SW786 chromosome 3, ValleyOak3.0 Primary Assembly, whole genome shotgun sequence window:
- the LOC115982665 gene encoding uncharacterized protein LOC115982665 produces MDATSSSSSFSSSIFTNYPLISAFTAFAMAQFIKVFTSWYKERRWDLKQIVGSGGMPSSHSAIVTALAAAVGFQEGFGGSVFATALVLACVVMYDATGVRLHAGRQAEVLNQIVYELPAEHPLAESRPLRELLGHTPPQVIAGCLLGIVTGVIGHLINLFTR; encoded by the exons atggatgCTACATCGTCTTCCTCGTCCTTCTCATCCTCAATCTTTACGAATTATCCACTCATTTCTGCTTTCACAGCTTTCGCTATGGCCCAATTTATCAAGGTCTTCACCTCCTG GTATAAGGAAAGACGATGGGATCTCAAGCAAATTGTTGGGTCTGGTGGAATGCCATCATCTCATTCTGCGATTGTTACTGCTCTCGCTGCAGCCGTCGGGTTCCAAGAAGGCTTTGGAGGATCTGTGTTTGCAACTGCATTGGTCTTAGCATGTGTT GTGATGTATGATGCCACTGGTGTGAGATTACATGCTGGACGCCAAGCAGAG GTTTTGAATCAAATTGTATATGAACTTCCCGCCGAGCATCCTCTGGCTGAGAGCAGACCATTGCGTGAACTTCTTGGTCATACCCCTCCTCAG GTTATTGCTGGCTGCTTGCTTGGTATTGTCACGGGAGTTATTGGCCATTTGATCAACCTGTTTACCAGATAA